The Macadamia integrifolia cultivar HAES 741 chromosome 4, SCU_Mint_v3, whole genome shotgun sequence genome contains the following window.
gataaaaataaaaaaaataggaatatcagaaaaaaaaataaaaagtgtgagaattttagtaaatatagaccAAGTGTAGGAGAATGATAGTaaatttcccatatatatacatatatcgTTGACATTAATTTTgagatcagagagagagagaaatacatGGAGAAGCATATCTCTGAATCAAGGACGCCAAAGAGTCTAATGTGCATGATGAAAATGGAACAGCGACAACCCAAGAATAGAGAAACATATATAAGATTAGGGAATACAGAATTACAGAACTCATTAAAACAAAACACTGATCAAAACTGAAATGGAAAACGAAAAAACAATTTCTTCATTTAATTCTAATAATTCTATAACACGCGGGCTTTTACGAATAAAATATTCCATCCCATATAAGCTATATTACTATTATTAATTAATGGTGTCTTGTAAGTCTCTCTACGCgttttcccttcatcattttatGCATTCTCTGTTCCACTGCTGGTTTGGTATCTCtcagaaaaatcaaacccaaccaacccacccacccaccccagCTGTAATATTAGAAATACAAACCGTCCGGGAACTTAATTAGGAAAACTCAGTCCAATAATAATAGATGAAAAATTcatcttctgttttttcttctccctcacttTTTGAATTAAGGAAAACTCAGTCCAATAATAGATGAAAATNNNNNNNNNNNNNNNNNNNNaaaaaaaaaaaagagcaacccagtgcacgaggctcctgctactgcaaggtctgggaggggcaaatgtgtacgcagccttaccccctgcttcacagaagaggctgtttccaagttttgaacctgtgaccaacagtGCCACAGGTTCGCCCACTAAAACATATAAATAACTAATGTAATACATATGCATGTGTATTTCACATATGATTGTTTCACTGGGAGTTGTAGTTTAGTTAAAATAAAcgcttaaaaataaattaattaagatACAACTTTGGGCACTATGTATGCATCTATATTGATCTATTATGGTGATGTATTACAACAATATTATAATCAATTGGATAAAAGAATTATAAAATGATGATGATTTTGaaagttaaataaaaataatgaacaGTGATGGTGTTTAGGCAGACAGACATTCTGATTGGGACCTTGTGTTATTTTGTGTCCAAGGTGTTTAATTTTGTCAAGTTTAACATAGGAAAATTCATGTTTTCCCTCATTTTTATTGGCAAAATGTTTAAGATGTCCAATGTTTTAGTAAAATAGTCTCTATGTTCTCATATTTGGAGGATTGAAAttacttaaaaaatataaattaaaccCTATCATTGGCCACTTGTCCTAAATTGCTAGTTGTTTTTAACTGCAACTATTCAAATGGAGTctaatatttattttgttaCCCCTTTAAATAGAAATTTCCAGTGAAGTTATTGAAATTGCAATTTTTATAGCTTAATCACTTGTcaagttttttccttttccagcTTAAACACAACCGTTCTTTGTATGAAGGCTACGTCCCCATGAAGTACAAGTGCTATTACAAGAAAATGGCCAAGTAAGACTTGATTGCTTTCACCGATTTAATGCAAGGCTGTGCATCCTTGGTTGCATTTGTTACATGATTCAGCAGTTGCAACTTCATTATGTGATGATGAACAAGAATTCCGCCTTCAGGACTAATTGCCTCTGTTCTGCAGATCTGGTGAATGGGGAGACCATCTTACCTTACAAGCAGCAGCTGATAAGGTACAGTCAGCATTTTGATATGACTTTATTGCCATGTTGTCATTGTTAAAGTTGTACTTTGGGACATTATGGGATATGTTATGTAGGATGGTATTTTTAGTCATCATATTCCCTATTATGTTAATAAAACAGGGATCGAATAGGTAGTTATCTGGCACCTCTTAGGGCTTCACTTGGGcagttgattttatttattttttgaaccaGGTCAGTCATGAGGTTatattcatatatataaatatttctttgggggggggggggaactccTGTAAGGAATATAAACTTGGACTTCTTAAACTAAGACCCTAAATAAAATCAACCAAATAAAATTGAACTCTTTAACACTACAATAAGCCCACGTGATCAGACCACTAAATTGAAGCCTTAAATCACCCTGTAGATTTGAGTTAGAAGAATATTCTCTTTACTGATTCAATCATGTGGCTGTATTAATACATGTAAAAACttattaggaattttttttgggttgggttgggttgggttgggttgggttgggttgggtggggtggggtggggtggggtactgtatcatgGAATGCATTTGGACATTTTGACTAGAGCTTATTGAACAAGTTAACTAATTAAAATATCTCTTAAGTGCCAAAATAGTCCCCACATGATCATGCTACCATAAGCCTTATAATAAATATAATGACGCAGAATTTGAATGCTCTATCCCCATTGTGGTCCCTTGTGTGGATCAAGAATTGAAAGCCTTGAACGGGCCTTTGGCCTTCAAATGGGTTTTTAGACTTCTTGAGCACTTAAGGGCTGCTGCATCATCCACTTAGCTTTTCCCCTACGTGGCTTTATCCTGTTCATGATTCAACAGTGACATTCTTTGCAGTAGAAACTGTTCTGAGTGCTGGAGATACAATTTGGCAAAAAACATGCTATTGTTTCTGTGCAAGAACTGAATGTTGTCCATGTGGATAGATGTCTAAATCATTTCTTCAGTGAATTCTTCCTTTCAGTTCTATCATGGATATATAATCCAGAAACTCTTTGACATTTGAGACATGATCTTTTGTAATCTTAATTGACATGTTTCATTTTTATGGactggattttattttattttttgtcttaattGTTCTGATGGTTCTACTGCTAGTCATGTCATGGTGTCATGTATGCCTGCATTTTATTTAACATTGGCATCTGTTTGAATGCCATTTGTTTGTCTGAAGTTTGCAGCGAAGATATGTCTCCTAACTTCATTTAGAGATACCTGTTTTATTGAAATTATGCCCCAATACCAAGCTCCTCAGCGAGGTAAGACTGAATATTCTATTAACATTTAAACAGCTTTGATGTATTTGGAATTTTTACCCCCTCCCCTTTCTATACctgctttgtttttcttttgtagcTAAAAACGTTTGTTTACTTGGACATATGCTTGTCATATTTACATTTAGAACTGGATTTAATTCTGAATAATGCTGATATCATTTTACTGATGCAGGGCTGTGGTTAAGTTTCTGGTCTGAAATACATTATAATTCACTGTATGAAATTCGAGGTCAGTTTTAAGTTGAATCCTCATATATTGCGTTGGAATGAGTTGTTGCATTGGGGAAGTCTGAAAAAATCGTCTGTTCTACAGGTGCTGCTCCCATTCAGCGTAAGCCAAGGAAGAAACATTGGTTGTTCTAGGGGTTGGGATTAATGGTGTCCATGTTGCATTGCAATTAGAGGTTGGGCTTGCACTGTATAgctgcacattttttttttttttcatttatcatttatttaatttatccTGTAATTTGAGCATATTCTTTGTGTGTATAAATCAGCTTATTTTCTTGTTGAGGACGTGTCTCATGTTAATTGGTTTTCCCCCGTTTTGGGAAAATAGTTGTTGATGTTTCTCATTAAAAATAtccatttatatatttttgtataaGACAAGGGTTTTCTATCTTAGAGCGGCCCTGAGACTGTGTCCTGTGGTGCAGGGGCTGCTCTCAGTTGGAAAACTATCCCTTTTATATATTGTATGGTCAATTGGTGAACCATTCTCCATTCTCCATTCCCCATCAAGTCATTTGTTGGTTTGAATGGTAATAATTTATCATGGATGGTGttaaataaaattcattttcctATAATTTATCCTTTTTGGTGAAGTGAAGAaagatctttaaaaaaaattaaatgagattACAAAATAATAATGATCTAAAACGAGAAAGGAGGGATGGGGGTGGGGCGTTGGAATCGGAGATGAGACAGAAAAGTAGAGAAGTGAAGAAATTGCCTTAATATTTTCAGTATAAtgctgggaaaaaaaaaatcttgctctaaattaagaataaaaaataaaaaaacgaaaGGAGAAAGGTAGAGCATCAGACTCAGTGTctccattttttcctttcaaaagGGAATTTTATGGGGAAGGACAAGGAAAAGTACCGAAGCATTTACTATCATGATCTGTTCTTTGTTTAGACTTTAGATTGAGCTGGGGAGAGAAGCGAGGGAGACGGAAAATGGATGAGTGAGGAGTacttgaggaggaggaggaggaggagagaggagagaggagagaggactcATGGACTCCGTATCCTCATCCGTGGGGAGGTTCGTTCAGAAAGAAAGACACTTGTGCTGTAACTGTAAGTGAGTAGTCACTAGCACTTACTTCCAGTTGTTGGCGACAATGTCGGCCAAATCGATGACCCTCTGGGAGTAACCCCATTCATTATCGTACCAAGCGATGACCTTCACCATGTCGTCGCCCATGACCATGGTGAGTGAAAAGTCCACAGTGGAGGACACATCCGAGCACCTGAAGTCAACCGACATCAGGGGCTCGTCGCACACGGAGAGGATGCCCTTCAACTCCTTCTCGGCACTGTCCCTGAAGCCCGCGTTCACCTCTTCCGCGAAGGTTTTCTTGGAGACCTGTACCACCAGGTCCACCACTGACACCTTCGGGGTGGGCACACGCAGCGCGATTCCGTTGAGCTTGCCCTTGAGGGTAGGGAGAACCAGGGCGACGGCCTTGGCAGCCCCAGTGGAGGTGGGCACGATGTTGAGGGCGGCTGCACGGGCACGGAGCAAGTCACGGTGGCTGGCGTCGAGGAGCCTCTGGTCTCCCGTGTAGGAGTGGGTGGTGGTCATGGTGCCCTTAATGATGCCGAACTTCTGGTCCAGCACCTTGACGAAAGGTGCAAGGCAGTTGGTGGTGCAGGATGCGTTGCTGATGATGGGCTCGTTCGGGTTGTAGGCGTCGGCGTTCACCGTCCCTGTCCACGAACACCCGGTCCCTTCGATCACCAGATCGATCCCAAGATCCTTCCATGGTAGGTTCACCGGGTTACGGTCCGACACCACCTTGATGATCTTGCCATCGACGGAGATGTCGTCGTCACCGACAGGTTTGACGTCGGCTTCGAATATGCCTAATGTGGAGTCATACTTGAGGAGGTGGGAGGCTTGCTTCACACCGCCAGTGTCGTTGATGGCGATAACGTCGAGAAGGGAATCCTTCCTGCCGTGCCAACACCTTAGGAAGTTCCTCCCTATCCTTCCGAATCCATTGATTGCTACCTTCAGCTTTGCCTCCACCATTACTCCTCTCTTGTTACCATTTCCACCAACCTACTCAATAGGGTGAGtaatcatcatcaacaacaacaacaaccaataaAGTTGTTAACACACACCACATACGCCACCACGTCAACTGATCAGGAATAAATAATTAGTAACTAGCAGAAAAGCTCAAATTTGTCCAAGGTTTGGCTTTTATTAAGATTCTACTAAAACCAACGGATTCGATCATGTGGGTCGGAAGAGGGCATTCCATCCGTCAATGGGGGTGCTCATGCTCATCCCTATTTACTAGCAGCGGCTGTCTACTGCAGAGACTTAACGaacctttattttttctttccgcCGCCcccttcattttccattttccaatttgcagaagaagatgatgatgatgatgaaagattatgatgGAGGAGAAGAAATCGCACCGCAGCGGTCTGGAAGGCGATGACAGAAAACAAGTCATCAGTGGTCTTTCTAGGGAAGGGCAGAGTTGCAGAGGAGTTGCGGAGGCCGGAGAATATCGAGAATCCCTTACTATTCCCCTATAAATGTCAAAACTCACCACTGATCAGAACCACTCATCTGGAGTACGGACGATATAATAGTGTCACCACCCATCCATTGGTAtacttggaaactaaaataaatttcAGGAAGAAGCTTTAGTTTAGAAACCCAGTTAAGAGTACTACTAGATGTAATAGTAAGTGAAGCAACAATATagagaatagaagaagaggacctgGATGGAAGGATTGGCTACCGAGATAGTAGCCGAAGCCATGTGATGGCCGTGAGCAAGTGGCAATTACAATGGCTTTGGGCTGCTGcagggtggtggtggtggtggtataGAGATTTTTAGCTTTGCAGCGAGAGAGGGAGGGAAATGCGGGTTTACAATCCAAGCAAGGCAGGGATGaatcatccaaaaaagaaaaaaaaaaaggcagggGTGAAGGGGGGAAACCGGGAAATgacaggataaaaaaaaatgaggatgaGATTATGGATTAGCCTCTGGATGAGCAAATGGCTGTGGTTATGCTTGCTTGCTTTGTCCCCACTCACCACCCTCCTCGATCCCCATAGCTAGCCCCGTAGCCCATCTATCTCATCGACCCAGTTACCTCCCACTTCACAAAGAGAAgcaccccttctctctctctctctctctctctctctctcaaaggaaGAATAAcaaccactgttagttaaaacgtgtttaaaacgtGGTTGcgtttttttgttgtttaaaacgcgttttcctGTATGTTATtatacaatacgaaaaaaaatgaaaatggcaAAAGAATctgttttaaacacgttttaaacggtCATTTTAAATGCGTAtccattttttaagggtaaaataggaattttataaaaaaattaattaaaaaaaaaaactattagtaaaagtgaagagtgaagacaatatggtacttggtttttggtttttaacttccatactatctatagtaaaaaaatctcttcttatagcccattgagtaaggagaaacTAAAGCTAGTAACATcttattttcttgtagcccattgggctattttatcttgggattcttagagcttttggaacattagatgcataTATACatgtaataatctctcaaattgcatgagtatactatcgttttttttgtttcgtttttttgaaaactacatgtttaatactcgtaccgttcatATTCGTCCATTtgtcatttcttatttttttgattgtaccattcatcatttttatctgtttaaaatcCGTACCGTACGTTTGTGCTTTTTTgtcgttcccgttttaactaacagcgATAACAACCACTCGCTTAGGCCTTTGGTTttcttaaaagagaaaaaacttGGGCTTGGGCCTGCTTATGCTGCTGGAGACGTGCAGTGGGGTTGGTTCAAATACTTAGGTACTTCCTATGTGTAGGTAAACCCAACTGAGGCCCACGTGTAGTGTTGGTTGCAGAAGAAATGGGTGGTCAATCTTTGATCTTTTGGTTTTCAAGTTGCACTTGTCACTAGATACCAGCCTCTCCCTCAGTCCCTCATGCCAGTGTAGTCACGCACGCACTAACCACCCCCCCTCCTCCCtctcaacaaaataaaaataaaaaaagtgacAAGTTTGGATCCATTGTTCACATGAACATGTGTGCATCCAACATCTATCTCACTTCTTGCCATCGCAAGGAGCAGCGGATCCAACTTCAAAACTTATGGCTGTCAGCATTACACGACCCTTCCTCCAGTAGCATTAGCCCTTCATGTTGTGTTGtgctttttttgtttggtaaagagccctttatttatttatttatttattttggatgaaatgaaaagagagataTTACTTGATTACTAATGTAAGAGTCCATCAGGAAATTAGGACTATTACATATTATAGTAGACTGATATTGCTTCTTCAGTAGTACCTCCTTAGCTAAAGTTTTTAAGTCCCCCATGTACTTAGCATTATCTATTAAGCAAAATTCTAGGTAAGTAGGATGATTGTCTAATTCTGTACATACTAATATTAGGGTTCTGGGCCAGAAATCAAGCATAGGGTTATGATTGTTTTGTAGCAGCCATTCAATCTTCTCAACATCGCTCCACACTTGATCTATCTTCACTTGCCATTCTCGTGCCTTGGTTAGACCTCAAAATAGCTCTATTGCCTCTGCTTCACCAACCTTTCCTGTCACGCAGAAATTTGACTCTATTAGTATGTACTGTCCATCAGAAATGATGCAAATAGGCTATGCTGAATTTGTTCCCCTTGTGTCCTTGACTGCGATTATGATTAGCGCGtttaattttgtgtgtggtgTTAGTGTCACTTCTGATTGTGTGCTATCTGATTGTGGTATGTTTTCCAAATTGTTTATCCCAAAAGATATCCAATAATCAATTTGTTTGATTGTGTGGTGCAAGTCCGAGTTTTGGTCACTGAAAACACGTTGATTCCTgtgtttccaaataaaataactggTTATCATGAAGATAGACAAGAACCATTCTCGGTCTTTTGTAGGGATGAGACCAGAATTGAAGCAGTACATTATTATTTTGTTCACATCCAAGAATGGAATGGACTAAGGTTTGAAACCTAGTGGGCCGGCCGCTTAGACCCGCTTAGCAAATTCACACTCAAACAGAACATGGGACAAAGTTTCCCTATTGTTATTGCAATTGACACAAGTGGGATCCATTTCCACCCATCTGGTTATTATATCCCTTATGGGTAAACCATTATTAATGGTTCTCCATAAGAAAAGTTTGAATTTGGGATGGATTTTGATTTTCCAGAAAAACTGCCCCCATTTTGCACATGGTGTGATGCAGTTGCATCTTTGGGACACCTAATATGAGTATTCATTGAGTTCTCCATGATGTGTTTTGCCACCAGATTGGTCTTAAAATACCCCTCTTTTGATAACAGGCACCACTATTGATCATTTTGTTGAGACAGCGTGATCTGAGTGATATCTTAATAATGTGTGATGGCATTATCGAGTTAAGTACTGAAATGTTCCACTGCATATTAATCGTTGTACCACTAACCTTAGTAATACACTAactaatatttttaaaatttaccaGATCGATGGTGTGGTTATCCTTTTGGACCTACGGGTCATCCCAGAATGCAGTGTTGACTCCATTACCAATTTTCCTGATAACAATTTTTTCAGCCAAGGTATGGTCTTGCATATGCTATTCCAGCAAAAGGATCCTCAGGCCTTAACTGTTTTGGGATCAAAAAGGGATTTGTTGTGGAAGTACCTAGCCTTTAAGGTCTTTGCCCAAAGGCAGTTTTCATTTGTTAGCAGTCTCCATCCAAGCTTTAGCAGGAGAGACAAATTATGGGTTTCAGAATTTCTAACTCCAAGTCCACCCCTTGATTTGGGTTGGCAAATTGTTTTCCATCCAATGACATGGcattttttcttattgatttggtCTCCATTCCAAAAGTGTAAATAAATGGAGTCCAATTTTTTGCAAATAGTTTTAGGGAGGACAAAGCAACTCATGGGGTACGAGGGGATTGATGCCAACGTGGATTAAAGTATGACACTTCTCCCAGCAAAGGACAACATATTGGATTTCCATGTGCTGAGTTTACCTCTAACTCTTTCCAAGAGTTTGGAGAAAGATAGGGTGTTAGCTATTTGATAGAAAAGGTTGGTCCTCAGGTAAATTGATTGATTGTCCATTTCCTTTATCGCAATGATATTACTTAAATGGGTTTTGGTATGGTCATCAATGTTTGAACTAAATGCCAgtccaatttttgaaaaattgatGGTGAGACCAGAAAGGTCAGAAAATAGCTCCAAAATACATCTAATAGTGGCCAAGTCATCATGATTAACTCTACAGAAAATAAAGTTGTCATCTGCAAAGAAAAGGTGGGTGATTTCAGGAGTGTACCTGGCAACTTTGATTCCTTTGAATAGATTAAGATTCTTGTGTGTAGCCAACAATCTAGAAGTGCTTCCATtacaataataaaaagaaaagagctTGGAGGGCATTCTTGTCAGATTCCTCTGGAGGCCGTAAAGTGATTAAAGCCTGAGCCAttgatttttatggaaaaaGAAACAATGCTAATGATGTTTTGAATCATGTCGCACCATTTATCTTCAAATCCCAGAAACCGAAAGATGGCTAGAATAAACCCCCATTCAACCTTGTCATAGGTTTTCGCCATGTCCAATTTAATTGCCACAAATCCTGATTTTCCCTGTTTCCTTTTCAAGAAATGGAATATTTCTCGAGCGATAATAATATTATCAGAAATT
Protein-coding sequences here:
- the LOC122077567 gene encoding glyceraldehyde-3-phosphate dehydrogenase GAPA1, chloroplastic-like, whose amino-acid sequence is MVEAKLKVAINGFGRIGRNFLRCWHGRKDSLLDVIAINDTGGVKQASHLLKYDSTLGIFEADVKPVGDDDISVDGKIIKVVSDRNPVNLPWKDLGIDLVIEGTGCSWTGTVNADAYNPNEPIISNASCTTNCLAPFVKVLDQKFGIIKGTMTTTHSYTGDQRLLDASHRDLLRARAAALNIVPTSTGAAKAVALVLPTLKGKLNGIALRVPTPKVSVVDLVVQVSKKTFAEEVNAGFRDSAEKELKGILSVCDEPLMSVDFRCSDVSSTVDFSLTMVMGDDMVKVIAWYDNEWGYSQRVIDLADIVANNWK